In Pseudomonadales bacterium, a single window of DNA contains:
- a CDS encoding lipid-transfer protein — protein sequence MAISMKNQAAVAGIGTTKFTKNSGVSELALACEAVRNCCDDAGLDPAEVDGLITYTMETSDEIEVARAVGLGDLTTWAKINYGGGAAVGLIQQAVMAVATGAAKNVVVWRAMNGRSGQRMGQGVSGNIVSSDLIHWSWYMAYGMLTPVSWVAMIANTYMHKYGLQREHLAEVAMAQRSFALNNPNAAGYGRPLTLEEYMAAKRITERLCIYDCCQETDGGCALLITSVERARDLRQKPAVIRGVTQASTRGQEQMTSFYREELDSLPEMELAARRVFAMSGLGPDDIDAACLYDAFTTEIPMQLESFGFCARGEAKDFIADGNLRIDGRLPNNTHGGLLSEAYIHGVNNIAEGVRLIRGTSYNQPKRAEHVLVSSGVGVPTGAMIFGHD from the coding sequence ATGGCGATTTCGATGAAGAACCAGGCAGCGGTTGCCGGCATCGGCACCACCAAGTTCACGAAGAATTCGGGTGTATCGGAACTCGCACTGGCCTGTGAGGCGGTGCGCAACTGTTGCGACGACGCCGGTCTTGATCCGGCCGAGGTCGACGGTCTGATCACGTACACGATGGAAACCAGTGACGAGATCGAGGTCGCACGGGCAGTGGGTCTGGGTGATCTCACGACCTGGGCCAAGATCAACTACGGCGGTGGCGCTGCGGTCGGTCTGATTCAGCAAGCGGTGATGGCGGTGGCCACCGGTGCAGCGAAGAACGTCGTCGTCTGGCGCGCGATGAACGGCCGCTCGGGTCAGCGCATGGGGCAGGGCGTTTCGGGCAACATCGTCAGCAGCGACCTGATCCACTGGTCGTGGTACATGGCGTACGGAATGCTGACGCCGGTTTCCTGGGTCGCGATGATTGCAAACACCTACATGCACAAGTACGGTCTGCAGCGGGAGCATCTGGCGGAAGTCGCGATGGCACAACGCAGCTTCGCGCTGAACAACCCGAATGCTGCGGGCTATGGGCGCCCGTTGACGCTGGAAGAGTACATGGCGGCGAAGCGGATCACGGAGCGCCTGTGCATCTACGACTGCTGCCAGGAAACCGACGGTGGTTGCGCCCTGTTGATCACCAGTGTCGAGCGTGCGCGCGACCTGCGGCAGAAGCCGGCGGTGATTCGCGGTGTCACCCAGGCCTCCACGCGTGGACAGGAGCAGATGACCAGCTTCTACCGCGAGGAACTCGACTCGCTGCCGGAAATGGAGCTCGCAGCTCGACGTGTGTTCGCGATGTCCGGGCTGGGGCCGGACGACATCGATGCTGCCTGCCTGTATGACGCATTTACCACCGAGATTCCGATGCAGCTCGAGTCGTTCGGTTTCTGCGCGCGCGGCGAAGCCAAGGATTTCATCGCCGACGGAAACCTGCGCATAGATGGACGCTTGCCGAACAACACGCACGGTGGTCTGCTTTCGGAAGCGTACATCCACGGTGTGAACAATATCGCCGAAGGAGTGCGCCTGATCCGTGGCACCTCATACAACCAGCCAAAGCGTGCCGAGCATGTGCTGGTGTCGAGCGGGGTGGGCGTGCCCACCGGGGCGATGATCTTCGGGCACGATTGA
- a CDS encoding OB-fold domain-containing protein, whose product MPKPGRIKPPMAHDNGWWWEQAANGVLAIQRCKKCQTLRHPPRPMCSECRSLEWDFVAAGGKGTVTSYTTLYHPQFPGYEYPLNIVLIDLDEGTRITSCLTDCTPEEIEFGMPVTAYIHEDEDGFRIPMFRPAAKGSV is encoded by the coding sequence ATGCCCAAGCCCGGCCGGATCAAGCCCCCGATGGCGCACGACAATGGGTGGTGGTGGGAGCAGGCCGCCAACGGCGTGCTTGCCATCCAGCGCTGCAAGAAATGCCAGACGCTGCGTCATCCCCCGCGACCGATGTGCAGTGAGTGTCGTTCGCTCGAGTGGGATTTCGTTGCGGCTGGCGGCAAGGGTACCGTGACGAGCTACACGACGCTCTATCATCCGCAGTTCCCGGGTTACGAGTACCCGTTGAACATCGTTCTGATTGATCTCGACGAGGGTACACGAATCACGTCGTGTCTGACCGATTGCACTCCCGAGGAAATCGAGTTCGGGATGCCGGTTACGGCGTACATCCATGAGGACGAGGACGGATTCAGGATTCCGATGTTCCGGCCGGCGGCGAAGGGGAGTGTGTGA